The segment ttatctctctgaagttgtagtggagaaaattaaaaataatgaattttatctccctgaagttgcagtggagcagattaaagctactaaccttatctctctaaagttgcagtaaGTTAGAACGATATTATTTTAAGAAGATGAGCACTAAAAAGTCAAGATTCGGCGAGACTGGACAAAATTGGTCCTTCTTAAAAGTCTTTTCTTCATTCTCGTTACAGGACGAGTAAAGaattatcttttaattaaattaaataacaatataaattttagtttaaggataaaattgtcattttaacatttaatgcttttattttttaatatatttataaaaaaataaaaacataatttaatttattaaaggaTATATTCAtcatttgagtttttttttaactATTACATACCTATTCTTTTATACTAAATACGTGAATACTATTACAATATTTATTTCATTCTATCCAACTAAATTACTGTTATTCCTAATCCCATTACATCTATGACTATTCCATTACAGTTTTTGGCtctaagttttattttaaattaaggtTTTTATTGTAATAACAGTAAAACAGTCAGATCTGAGATTTTAGGACAGAACAGCCCTAATCGTATTTAGCTTCAGTTATATCTCACCACGTCGTGCAGTAATTTTCAGATTTtcttttccctaatttccttcGTCTTCCACATCCTTGCGACTCGAACTGATTTACTCACAACAGcacttaaaaaaaacaaaaacaaagaatctGTCTGTAACTGTCTTTTGCGTTTCTAGCAGTTGAATTGAAAGTTGAGTGGTCGACTATGATTCTCCGGTCGGTCATAATGGTGGTTGTGGTTGTGGGGATTTTATCCTCTGCGTCGCAAGCATTGCGATTCGAGCTGCAATCGGGACACACCAAGTGCATCTCCGAAGACATCAAAAGCAATTCCATGACGGTCGGAAAGTACCACGTTGTCAACCCAAACGAAGCTTACCCTTTGCCCGATTCTCTCAAGTTCGCTGTCAgggtattctattttattttgggtttttaaaattattttatgatgaACTTTGCGAATAATAAGATTGAAGCTTGCTTCGTTTTTTCCTTCGTTGGGGGGTTGGTTACTTGACTGAATGAATGAAGGTAACGTCGCCGCAAGGGAATAGTTTGCACACGGCGGAGAAAGTGGAGACAGGGCAGTTTGCGTTCACGGCGGTGGAGGAAGGAGATTACATGGCGTGCTTTTGGGCGGAGGATCATTCGCCGCAGATTATTATGACCGTTGATTTTGATTGGAGGAGTGGAGTTCAAGCAAAGGACTGGTCTAATGTTGCCAAGAAAGGCCAGGTCGATGTAAGTCTCTTCTGTTTTAGCTTATTAATAAGTCCTGCAATCAACATGATTGGCATGTctcacaaaataataaaatatcaaacgACTAGTGGTAGCTTGGATACATAGGGTTTTTACTATTTGAAGTTTAGGGCTAAGGGTTTATATTTGTTTTGCTGGTGGAAAGGGCCATACCCCTAAGTTTAGCATGCACAATATGTTTAAACGTTATTATGTTCGTAACCTAGTTGAAATTTCAGTTCTGTTAAGATTTTGCTTGCTGTTGAGGGTTTACAACTTGTTGAAATTCATTGAATATCTTTCATTTCATCAGCTAAGAGTTAGGCTTAGGCAGAAGGTTTGCTATTATAGTTAAAGCGGTTGTCTTCCTCTCGTGCTACAAGTCCAAAAGGTTCTATGTTTCCTTCTTATATAGATGATTTGCTCCAAGTTTTGCTTTGCTTTACAATTTACACATTTCTGTTAGAAGAGAGGATAGCTCTTTCCTGTCGAGAAAATGGATTAATGTATAGAAGGAAGGTTAAGGGAGGAAAAAATCTATACGCAGATAGAATTGTTATCTACCATATATtttaagagaaagaaaaagggtgGGAAAATGTGGATGAAGCGGCTTATACTTCCACTGGACTTGTTGATCAAAGTTTAAAATTAGATTTCTTTTCTTCTAATGATCAATAGAGTCGGTCTTGGTTATCAATACCTCTCCCTACTGCTGAGCTGAACTAAAGGGATTCATTCTTCTATTGGGATTTCTGCTTTTTCATCAGACTTGAGCTCTGTTATCTTCTTTCTTTTCAGCATATTTGCAGCCTTCATTTGTGGCATGAGATGCTGATCGCTTTGCCCCTTGGTTTCATAAGATTAATTGAATATAGGGATATTTATTTCCATCTTTGAACTACATACACTACGAAACATAATTTATGTAGGCAAGTTATATGCTTAgctatggttcaaatccttgtatGAAAGCCCACCAGAACAGGCAATCAGCACTAGGGTGGCTTTTAAATCTTGTTGCAGTCATTGCTGAATGAATCCTGCCGACCGAAATTGTCCCACTATTAGTCTTGGGATAAAGACTAGGCCTGTTTGTATTGTTTAATTCTCTTTAGATATGCCTGGCCTTGGACTGTTTATATCCGGAAAGTCTCATGTCTTTTTGTTACTTTTACTGTAAATTCCAGGTGATGGAACTGGAACTGAAGAAGTTGTATGATACGGTTACCTCCATCCACGAGGAAATGTTTTATCTGCGAGAAAGGTAAGGAAGCATTGTTGTCGCTTAAACCCATCTAATGTATAACATTACCTGGTTTTTACCGCCTCGAGGGATCTTACTCCGTTCCGCttttgattttttcttttaaacAGAGAAGAAGAAATGCAGGCGCTGAACCAAGCTACTACCTCCAAGATGTTCTGGTTGTCGttcctttctctttttctttgctTGTCAGTAGCTGGAATACAATTTTGGCACTTGAAGACCTTCTTTGAGAAAAAGAAGCTCATTTAAGCTTGTAAAACAAAAGAAGGATCATAGTTGGACCCCAGaaaaaaacaaattttatatTGGAGTTTTGACCATGCTTAATCTTTCCTATTCATGTTTGAATTCATATGAGAACAACAGCGGTTGTGTTTTGTCAACTCAGAGGTGGCATTAACATATTTGGGTCTAAATGTTGCAACAACGTTTATGATCGTCTTAAACTTGCATCCAAAAGCCTGAAAAGATAGGATTCAccgattttattttattaaagagGAAATCCAATTCAATTCTAACCAGATGATGGAAATAAGACAGGTATATATAGGAATTGCAGAAAAAAGCAAAGAAGATTGAGTTGCATTTGGTGAATAATAATAAACTTATATATATTAGCATGCGATGCATCATCAAATACTGACCGTGTCCCACACAAGAATCAAAATCTTGTGTCTTTTTAAGAGGTGGACATGGATTGCAGATTTCTTTGATAAAGATAGAAACAGTGAAGACATACATTATCCTACAATAAGCTACAGTTCCAGCATCAATACCATACTGACTGCCTGTCACCACTGTTACCATTTCAGTTCTCTCCAAATCCTGCCTGTCTTAAAAGCTCTTCCTCCTCTTACATCACCTTCTACTGAGTACTAATGTTGTACCATTAATTTAGGGTAATGATTGTTTTTTTTATCGTTTATTGACCTAACTCCTAACAATATGTATGATTTACTGCCATTTCTTATGCATATAGTATAGTGTACTAATTATGTCTGCTTCCCTGTGTCCTCCATAATTGTACTAAACCAACATCTAGCTCATAAGTAAACCCGCATAATTTGGCGCCTTTTGAGCCATTAAACATTTCCTTCAATTCTAACTATATTTGTATGTTCATTTTTATGATTTCTTTTTATAGGTCGGCTAATTGAATATTTCAAACATTAAATCCAAATCTACTTGAATGTGTAATGTCAAGCTAACATTGAACAAGAGTTACGGTGCTGTCCTGATATCACCATTGTATCAACACAAAGTAAAGATGGACATCAAGTTATGTCCCTGCAGCACAATTATCATTACTAGCTCATCCCCACCAcatatacttatgtatatataggtTTGAAATTGATATTTTAAATCTACACATTCAAAAAAATTGATCACGCTACTGTTAAATGGAAATAAAAGATTAATGGTGTATTTTCT is part of the Gossypium arboreum isolate Shixiya-1 chromosome 5, ASM2569848v2, whole genome shotgun sequence genome and harbors:
- the LOC108450569 gene encoding transmembrane emp24 domain-containing protein p24delta9-like; amino-acid sequence: MILRSVIMVVVVVGILSSASQALRFELQSGHTKCISEDIKSNSMTVGKYHVVNPNEAYPLPDSLKFAVRVTSPQGNSLHTAEKVETGQFAFTAVEEGDYMACFWAEDHSPQIIMTVDFDWRSGVQAKDWSNVAKKGQVDVMELELKKLYDTVTSIHEEMFYLREREEEMQALNQATTSKMFWLSFLSLFLCLSVAGIQFWHLKTFFEKKKLI